The proteins below are encoded in one region of Apium graveolens cultivar Ventura chromosome 4, ASM990537v1, whole genome shotgun sequence:
- the LOC141721062 gene encoding uncharacterized protein LOC141721062 isoform X2, whose translation MLLELLIIGWLTRIEPGQNLLARSGLPHYNPDMSSPANSDALKGLGKAFKLPKKNVVAGSGSNASAEEGSQSNAVPNPEPEVHVNQSTPEHNVELDMGNEFDNLEDLGPIGEIPNADSGRRRKRLRTLGSKPPRAENYEAGSGSGAGKEKAVDDDCTGEGGPGLEEEVARFMAGIPTQSQWNKMNASGFDATMKECSRLWGQLGGYMVGSASLAYNEIKGFRSAVADKDAEISRLRDQIIAKDNSLSGLNKHLDEATIRADNAEKEVSDLKSEFG comes from the exons GTTTGCCACATTATAATCCGGACATGTCGTCCCCCGCCAACAGTGATGCTCTGAAAGGTCTGGGCAAGGCTTTCAAGTTGCCAAAGAAGAATGTTGTTGCTGGCTCCGGATCGAACGCCTCGGCCGAGGAGGGATCACAGAGCAATGCCGTCCCCAATCCGGAGCCTGAAGTTCATGTGAACCAATCTACTCCGGAGCATAATGTTGAGTTGGATATGGGTAATGAGTTTGACAATCTTGAGGATTTAGGTCCTATTGGGGAGATTCCGAATGCTGATTCTGGGCGGAGGAGGAAGAGGCTCCGAACTCTTGGGTCGAAACCTCCCAGGGCTGAAAACTATGAAGCTGGCTCTGGGTCCGGGGCTGGCAAAGAGAAAGCAGTTGATGATGATTGTACGGGTGAAGGCGGTCCGGGGCTGGAGGAGGAGGTGGCTCGCTTCATGGCTGGGATTCCAACTCAATCTCAATGGAATAAGATGAATGCGTCCGGATTCGATGCCACTATGAAGGAGTGTTCCCGGCTTTGGGGTCAG CTTGGTGGGTATATGGTCGGATCCGCCTCTCTTGCTTACAATGAGATCAAAGGTTTCCGGAGCGCTGTTGCTGATAAGGATGCTGAGATTAGCCGGCTCCGGGACCAAATCATTGCGAAGGATAATTCTTTGTCCGGGTTGAACAAGCATCTGGATGAAGCGACTATCCGGGCTGATAATGCGGAGAAGGAGGTTTCTGACCTAAAATCCGAATTTGGCTGA
- the LOC141721061 gene encoding ATP-dependent zinc metalloprotease FTSH 2, chloroplastic-like, with product MAASSACVVGSGISTPSTKTVLTKELYVRHLFSSSTRPSLAKVSKSLTVKATLDQRQHEGRRGFLKLLLGNVGLATPALLGNGNALADEQGASNSRMSYSRFLEYLDKDRVNKVDLFENGTIAIVEAVSPELGNRVQRVRVQLPGLSQELLQKFREKNIDFAAHNAQEDSGSLLFNLIGNLAFPLILIGGLFLLSRRSGGGMGGPGGPGFPLQFGQSKAKFQMEPNTGVTFADVAGVDEAKQDFMEVVEFLKKPERFTAVGARIPKGVLLVGPPGTGKTLLAKAIAGEAGVPFFSISGSEFVEMFVGVGASRVRDLFKKAKENAPCIVFVDEIDAVGRQRGTGIGGGNDEREQTLNQLLTEMDGFEGNTGVIVIAATNRADILDSALLRPGRFDRQVAVDVPDVRGRTEILKVHGSNKKFDGDVSLEVVAMRTPGFSGADLANLLNEAAILAGRRGKTGISSKEIDDSIDRIVAGMEGTVMTDGKSKSLVAYHEVGHAICGTLTPGHDAVQKVTLVPRGQARGLTWFIPSDDPTLISKQQLYARIVGGLGGRAAEEVIFGESEVTTGAVGDLQQITGLAKQMVTTFGMSDIGPWSLMDSSGQSDVIMRMMARNSMSERLAEDIDSAIKRLSDSAYEIALSHIKNNRDAMDKIVEILLEKETMTGDEFRAILSEFTEIPVENLVPPSVSTPVPV from the exons ATGGCAGCTTCATCTGCATGCGTTGTTGGAAGTGGCATATCTACCCCTAGTACTAAAACTGTTTTGACCAAAGAATTATATGTTAGGCATCTATTTTCGTCTTCAACTCGTCCATCACTGGCTAAGGTATCAAAATCACTCACGGTAAAAGCAACTTTAGACCAAAGGCAACATGAAGGAAGAAGAGGCTTTCTGAAGCTGTTGCTTGGAAATGTAGGCCTTGCCACGCCTGCATTACTAGGTAATGGAAATGCTTTGGCTGATGAGCAGGGTGCATCGAACTCAAGGATGTCTTACTCAAGGTTTTTGGAGTATTTGGACAAGGACAGAGTAAAtaaagtagatttgtttgagaaTGGAACAATCGCTATTGTTGAGGCTGTTTCTCCTGAATTAGGTAATCGTGTGCAGCGAGTTCGTGTACAACTCCCAGGCCTCAGTCAGGAACTTCTTCAGAAATTTAGAGAGAAGAACATCGATTTTGCAGCACATAATGCCCAAGAGGACTCAGGTTCCCTTCTATTCAACTTGATTGGGAATCTTGCTTTTCCATTGATTTTGATTGGAGGTCTTTTTCTCCTCTCTAGAAGATCTGGAGGAGGAATGGGGGGTCCTGGAGGGCCAGGTTTTCCTCTTCAGTTTGGTCAATCAAAAGCCAAGTTCCAGATGGAACCAAACACTGGCGTAACATTTGCCGATGTTGCTGGAGTAGATGAAGCTAAGCAGGATTTTATGGAGGTTGTGGAGTTTTTGAAGAAGCCTGAAAGGTTCACAGCAGTGGGTGCTCGCATCCCTAAGGGAGTTCTTCTTGTTGGTCCACCAGGAACTGGGAAAACCCTTCTAGCAAAGGCTATTGCTGGTGAGGCAGGTGTTccatttttttcaatttctggTTCAGAGTTCGTTGAAATGTTTGTTGGTGTTGGTGCGTCTCGAGTGCGTGACCTTTTCAAGAAAGCCAAAGAAAATGCTCCCTGCATTGTTTTTGTTGATGAAATTGATGCTGTTGGGAGGCAAAGAGGAACTGGCATAGGAGGTGGGAATGATGAAAGAGAACAGACACTTAACCAGCTTCTGACAGAAATGGATGGTTTCGAAGGAAACACTGGCGTTATTGTAATTGCAGCTACTAATCGTGCTGACATATTAGATTCTGCCCTCTTAAGACCAGGCCGATTTGATAGACAG GTAGCTGTTGATGTGCCAGATGTTCGGGGAAGGACGGAGATCTTAAAGGTTCATGGTAGCAACAAAAAGTTCGATGGAGATGTATCTCTTGAGGTGGTGGCTATGAGAACACCTGGTTTTAGTGGAGCTGATCTTGCAAACCTATTAAATGAGGCTGCTATATTGGCTGGCCGACGTGGGAAGACTGGAATCTCATCTAAAGAAATTGACGATTCAATCGATAGGATAGTTGCTGGAATGGAAGGGACTGTTATGACAGATGGAAAAAGTAAAAGTTTGGTAGCATACCATGAAGTTGGACATGCCATTTGCGG AACTCTTACACCTGGGCATGATGCTGTTCAAAAGGTCACACTAGTCCCGCGTGGTCAAGCAAGGGGTTTAACCTGGTTCATTCCTTCAGATGATCCAACCTTGATCTCCAAGCAGCAACTCTATGCAAGAATAGTTGGTGGACTTGGTGGAAGAGCAGCCGAGGAAGTGATATTTGGAGAGTCTGAGGTGACCACGGGTGCAGTAGGTGACCTGCAGCAGATCACTGGATTGGCCAAACAG ATGGTAACTACATTCGGCATGTCTGACATTGGCCCATGGTCACTTATGGACTCATCTGGTCAGAGTGATGTGATCATGAGAATGATGGCTAGGAATTCTATGTCTGAAAGGCTTGCTGAAGATATTGATAGCGCTATAAAGAGGCTTTCTGATAGTGCATATGAAATTGCTCTGAGCCATATCAAGAACAACCGTGATGCAATGGACAAGATAGTGGAAATTCTTCTTGAGAAGGAAACTATGACTGGGGATGAATTCCGAGCAATCTTGTCTGAGTTTACTGAGATTCCAGTCGAGAATCTTGTACCACCTTCAGTGTCAACTCCTGTCCCAGTATAA
- the LOC141717177 gene encoding cytochrome P450 72A397-like: MLPAFDLCCREMTIKWMEMIGAGRNSCELDVWPFLQTLTSDVISRTAFGSCYQEGKKVFELQVEQADYAFKALQSVYLPGSRFLPTKRNQRMEEIDKEVRFLVKGIIDKKMKAMKEGEASTDDLLGLLLEANSKELEQGNKNNGMSFDDVIEECKVFYFAGQETTSTLLVWTLVLLSMHPNWQDRARLEVLQVIGDDKLDIGHLNHLKIVTMILYEVLRLYASVSILVRQINEEITLADISLLPGMQIVVPVNQIHHDHDILGADAKEFNPERFSEGISKATKNQAAAFLPFGGGSRICKL; this comes from the exons ATGCTACCAGCATTTGATTTGTGTTGCCGTGAGATGACAATAAAATGGATGGAAATGATAGGGGCGGGAAGAAATTCATGCGAGTTAGATGTGTGGCCTTTTCTTCAAACATTAACAAGTGATGTAATTTCCCGTACTGCATTTGGTAGTTGCTATCAAGAGGGAAAAAAGGTATTTGAATTACAAGTGGAACAAGCTGACTACGCATTTAAGGCTCTGCAATCAGTTTACCTGCCGGGATCCAG GTTTTTACCAACTAAGAGGAACCAGAGGATGGAGGAAATAGACAAAGAAGTGCGATTTTTAGTAAAAGGTATTATTGATAAGAAGATGAAGGCCATGAAAGAAGGAGAAGCTAGCACTGACGACTTATTGGGATTATTGCTGGAAGCAAACTCTAAAGAACTCGAACAGGGAAACAAGAATAATGGAATGAGCTTTGACGATGTAATTGAAGAATGCAAGGTGTTCTATTTTGCTGGCCAGGAGACCACCTCAACCTTGCTTGTGTGGACGTTGGTCTTGTTAAGTATGCATCCCAATTGGCAAGATCGAGCTAGACTAGAAGTATTGCAAGTAATTGGGGATGACAAACTGGATATAGGTCATCTCAATCATCTGAAGATT GTGACTATGATTTTGTACGAGGTTCTGAGATTATATGCATCAGTATCTATTCTAGTTCGACAGATAAATGAGGAAATTACTTTGGCAGATATAAGCTTACTACCAGGAATGCAAATTGTGGTGCCTGTAAATCAAATTCATCATGATCATGATATATTGGGCGCTGATGCAAAAGAGTTTAATCCTGAAAGATTCTCTGAAGGCATTTCAAAGGCAACAAAAAATCAGGCAGCTGCATTTTTGCCGTTCGGTGGGGGATCTAGGATCTGCAAGCTGTAG